In Lacerta agilis isolate rLacAgi1 chromosome 1, rLacAgi1.pri, whole genome shotgun sequence, the following proteins share a genomic window:
- the MFSD6 gene encoding major facilitator superfamily domain-containing protein 6 isoform X1: protein MAADDKVAILTDDEEEQKRKYVLADPFNGISKEPDPQTQSDTPSTETTTTIPDEELDWLEKHCVKVNNDLLISKVFYFFFYAAYGSLYPLLPVYYKQLGMTPSQSGLLVGIRYFIEFCSAPFWGVVADRFKKGKVVLLFSLLCWVLFNLGIGFVKPATLRCIPKFPPPLSPTNASHLSTATTHNVSLPSALPTARAASPEGRRKRDVSSYSLVAVSSAPPQTTFPLTTRNVLRAEESVVTHSTPKGIVTAGSLGNLTPPTVPPAATTRAATLVYDHQEVEAIFLLILMVVIIGEFFSASSVTIVDTVTLQYLGKHRDRYGLQRMWGSLGWGLAMLSVGIGIDATRIDVLIEGQGCKAPEYKNYRIVFIVFGVLMTLSLIVATQFRFHYNHYKQEENQSKEGDISQADRNSSHDSSNETPSDTSQSPSFSFWDLIKLLCSIQYGSVLFVAWFMGFGYGFVFTFLYWHLEDLNGTTTLFGVCSVLSHVSELTAYFFSHKLIELIGHIRVLYIGLACNTARYIYISYLENAWTVLPMEFLQGVTHAAIWAACISYLSAAVPPELRTSAQGILQGLHLGLGRGCGAMVGGVLVNYFGAASTFRGIGMACLVILLLFALIQWVAVPDEKEEKTMLAERIPVPSSPVPIATIDLVQQQTEDIMPRPEPKLPPKKTKHQEEQEDVNKPAWSVSSSPWVTLAYALYQIKEMVQLSKSNQVLENQPLQKADGSHDSAPGVPQNQSSDASAETSVPTAAPETHLSPGCPDPDPAPADCSRAQPPKAGQE from the exons ATGGCAGCCGACGACAAAGTAGCCATTTTAACCGATGACGAAGAGGAGCAAAAAAGAAAGTATGTGCTCGCTGACCCTTTCAACGGGATTTCCAAGGAGCCAGACCCCCAAACCCAAAGCGATACACCTTCGACggagaccaccaccaccattccgGACGAGGAACTGGATTGGCTCGAAAAGCACTGTGTCAAAGTGAACAACGATCTCCTGATCTCCAAagtcttttattttttcttttatgcTGCTTACGGTTCGCTCTACCCGCTGCTTCCTGTGTATTACAAGCAACTGGGCATGACGCCCAGCCAGAGCGGACTGCTGGTGGGCATCAGGTACTTCATTGAGTTCTGCAGCGCTCCGTTCTGGGGCGTGGTGGCGGACCGCTTCAAAAAAGGGAAAGTcgtcctcctcttctcccttctgTGTTGGGTGCTGTTCAATTTGGGAATCGGGTTCGTCAAACCGGCTACCTTAAGGTGCATACCAAAGTTCCCGCCGCCACTCTCTCCCACCAATGCCAGCCACCTCTCGACGGCAACCACACATAACGTCTCCCTTCCTTCGGCGTTGCCTACCGCCCGGGCTGCATCACCGGAGGGCCGGAGGAAAAGAGACGTTTCTTCTTACAGCTTGGTGGCGGTGAGCTCAGCTCCTCCTCAAACCACATTCCCTCTGACTACGCGGAACGTGTTGAGGGCCGAAGAGAGCGTGGTTACTCACAGTACTCCGAAAGGCATCGTTACTGCCGGATCGTTGGGGAATTTAACCCCTCCGACggtgcctcccgctgccaccaccaggGCTGCCACTCTGGTCTACGACCACCAGGAAGTGGAGGCGATCTTCCTGCTCATCTTGATGGTTGTTATCATAGGGGAGTTTTTCAGCGCTTCGTCGGTCACGATTGTGGACACGGTGACCTTGCAGTACCTTGGCAAGCACCGAGATCGCTACGGGCTCCAGCGCATGTGGGGCTCTCTGGGCTGGGGCCTGGCCATGCTCTCGGTAGGAATCGGCATTGACGCCACCCGCATTGATGTGCTCATCGAAGGGCAAGGCTGCAAAGCCCCGGAGTACAAGAACTACAGGATTGTTTTCATCGTCTTTGGCGTGCTGATGACGCTCTCCTTGATCGTGGCCACCCAGTTCCGGTTCCACTACAACCACTACAAGCAAGAGGAGAACCAAAGCAAAGAAGGGGACATCTCCCAGGCGGACAGGAACTCCTCCCACGACTCCTCCAACGAAACCCCGAGTGACACAAGCCAGTCGCCCTCCTTTAGTTTCTGGGACTTGATAAAACTCCTCTGCAGTATCCAATATGGCTCCGTGCTGTTTGTAGCTTGGTTCATGGGCTTTGGGTACGGATTTGTGTTCACCTTCCTTTACTGGCACTTGGAGGACCTGAACGGCACCACCACCCTCTTCGGGGTCTGCTCCGTCCTGAGTCACGTGTCCGAACTGACCGCGTATTTCTTCAGCCACAAGTTGATCGAGCTAATTGGACACATCAG AGTCCTGTATATTGGCCTTGCTTGTAACACAGCTCGTTATATTTACATCTCCTACCTGGAAAATGCTTGGACCGTTTTGCCTATGGAATTCCTTCAAG gTGTGACCCATGCAGCCATCTGGGCAGCTTGTATTTCCTACCTAAGTGCTGCTGTTCCTCCCGAATTAAGAACTTCCGCTCAGGGTATTCTGCAGGGTCTCCACCTTGGCCTGGGCAGAGGGTGCGGAGCAATGGTTGGAGGAGTGCTGGTCAACTATTTCG GAGCTGCTTCGACATTCAGAGGGATAGGAATGGCCTGTCTTGTGATCCTATTGCTTTTTGCTTTGATCCAGTGGGTGGCAGTTCCTGATGAGAAAGAAG AAAAAACCATGCTGGCCGAAAGGATCCCAGTGCCTTCCAGCCCCGTGCCCATAGCCACCATTGACCTGGTACAGCAACAGACGGAAGATATCATGCCTCGGCCTGAGCCCAAGCTTCCTCCCAAGAAAACAAAGCACCAAGAAGAGCAGGAAGACGTCAACAAGCCTGCCTGGAGTGTCAGCTCTTCCCCGTGGGTGACTCTCGCCTATGCTCTCTATCAGATCAAGGAAATGGTCCAGCTCTCCAAAAGCAACCAGGTGCTCGAGAACCAGCCTTTGCAG AAAGCCGACGGTAGTCACGACTCTGCACCAGGCGTCCCTCAGAATCAAAGCAGTGATGCGTCTGCAGAGACTTCTGTACCTACGGCAGCTCCTGAAACCCATCTCAGCCCAGGCTGCCCTGATCCAGACCCAGCTCCTGCAGATTGCAGCAGGGCTCAGCCTCCCAAGGCTGGGCAGGAATAG
- the MFSD6 gene encoding major facilitator superfamily domain-containing protein 6 isoform X2 — protein MAADDKVAILTDDEEEQKRKYVLADPFNGISKEPDPQTQSDTPSTETTTTIPDEELDWLEKHCVKVNNDLLISKVFYFFFYAAYGSLYPLLPVYYKQLGMTPSQSGLLVGIRYFIEFCSAPFWGVVADRFKKGKVVLLFSLLCWVLFNLGIGFVKPATLRCIPKFPPPLSPTNASHLSTATTHNVSLPSALPTARAASPEGRRKRDVSSYSLVAVSSAPPQTTFPLTTRNVLRAEESVVTHSTPKGIVTAGSLGNLTPPTVPPAATTRAATLVYDHQEVEAIFLLILMVVIIGEFFSASSVTIVDTVTLQYLGKHRDRYGLQRMWGSLGWGLAMLSVGIGIDATRIDVLIEGQGCKAPEYKNYRIVFIVFGVLMTLSLIVATQFRFHYNHYKQEENQSKEGDISQADRNSSHDSSNETPSDTSQSPSFSFWDLIKLLCSIQYGSVLFVAWFMGFGYGFVFTFLYWHLEDLNGTTTLFGVCSVLSHVSELTAYFFSHKLIELIGHIRVLYIGLACNTARYIYISYLENAWTVLPMEFLQGVTHAAIWAACISYLSAAVPPELRTSAQGILQGLHLGLGRGCGAMVGGVLVNYFGAASTFRGIGMACLVILLLFALIQWVAVPDEKEEKTMLAERIPVPSSPVPIATIDLVQQQTEDIMPRPEPKLPPKKTKHQEEQEDVNKPAWSVSSSPWVTLAYALYQIKEMVQLSKSNQVLENQPLQGMADCVTGSMNHLDKDKSAR, from the exons ATGGCAGCCGACGACAAAGTAGCCATTTTAACCGATGACGAAGAGGAGCAAAAAAGAAAGTATGTGCTCGCTGACCCTTTCAACGGGATTTCCAAGGAGCCAGACCCCCAAACCCAAAGCGATACACCTTCGACggagaccaccaccaccattccgGACGAGGAACTGGATTGGCTCGAAAAGCACTGTGTCAAAGTGAACAACGATCTCCTGATCTCCAAagtcttttattttttcttttatgcTGCTTACGGTTCGCTCTACCCGCTGCTTCCTGTGTATTACAAGCAACTGGGCATGACGCCCAGCCAGAGCGGACTGCTGGTGGGCATCAGGTACTTCATTGAGTTCTGCAGCGCTCCGTTCTGGGGCGTGGTGGCGGACCGCTTCAAAAAAGGGAAAGTcgtcctcctcttctcccttctgTGTTGGGTGCTGTTCAATTTGGGAATCGGGTTCGTCAAACCGGCTACCTTAAGGTGCATACCAAAGTTCCCGCCGCCACTCTCTCCCACCAATGCCAGCCACCTCTCGACGGCAACCACACATAACGTCTCCCTTCCTTCGGCGTTGCCTACCGCCCGGGCTGCATCACCGGAGGGCCGGAGGAAAAGAGACGTTTCTTCTTACAGCTTGGTGGCGGTGAGCTCAGCTCCTCCTCAAACCACATTCCCTCTGACTACGCGGAACGTGTTGAGGGCCGAAGAGAGCGTGGTTACTCACAGTACTCCGAAAGGCATCGTTACTGCCGGATCGTTGGGGAATTTAACCCCTCCGACggtgcctcccgctgccaccaccaggGCTGCCACTCTGGTCTACGACCACCAGGAAGTGGAGGCGATCTTCCTGCTCATCTTGATGGTTGTTATCATAGGGGAGTTTTTCAGCGCTTCGTCGGTCACGATTGTGGACACGGTGACCTTGCAGTACCTTGGCAAGCACCGAGATCGCTACGGGCTCCAGCGCATGTGGGGCTCTCTGGGCTGGGGCCTGGCCATGCTCTCGGTAGGAATCGGCATTGACGCCACCCGCATTGATGTGCTCATCGAAGGGCAAGGCTGCAAAGCCCCGGAGTACAAGAACTACAGGATTGTTTTCATCGTCTTTGGCGTGCTGATGACGCTCTCCTTGATCGTGGCCACCCAGTTCCGGTTCCACTACAACCACTACAAGCAAGAGGAGAACCAAAGCAAAGAAGGGGACATCTCCCAGGCGGACAGGAACTCCTCCCACGACTCCTCCAACGAAACCCCGAGTGACACAAGCCAGTCGCCCTCCTTTAGTTTCTGGGACTTGATAAAACTCCTCTGCAGTATCCAATATGGCTCCGTGCTGTTTGTAGCTTGGTTCATGGGCTTTGGGTACGGATTTGTGTTCACCTTCCTTTACTGGCACTTGGAGGACCTGAACGGCACCACCACCCTCTTCGGGGTCTGCTCCGTCCTGAGTCACGTGTCCGAACTGACCGCGTATTTCTTCAGCCACAAGTTGATCGAGCTAATTGGACACATCAG AGTCCTGTATATTGGCCTTGCTTGTAACACAGCTCGTTATATTTACATCTCCTACCTGGAAAATGCTTGGACCGTTTTGCCTATGGAATTCCTTCAAG gTGTGACCCATGCAGCCATCTGGGCAGCTTGTATTTCCTACCTAAGTGCTGCTGTTCCTCCCGAATTAAGAACTTCCGCTCAGGGTATTCTGCAGGGTCTCCACCTTGGCCTGGGCAGAGGGTGCGGAGCAATGGTTGGAGGAGTGCTGGTCAACTATTTCG GAGCTGCTTCGACATTCAGAGGGATAGGAATGGCCTGTCTTGTGATCCTATTGCTTTTTGCTTTGATCCAGTGGGTGGCAGTTCCTGATGAGAAAGAAG AAAAAACCATGCTGGCCGAAAGGATCCCAGTGCCTTCCAGCCCCGTGCCCATAGCCACCATTGACCTGGTACAGCAACAGACGGAAGATATCATGCCTCGGCCTGAGCCCAAGCTTCCTCCCAAGAAAACAAAGCACCAAGAAGAGCAGGAAGACGTCAACAAGCCTGCCTGGAGTGTCAGCTCTTCCCCGTGGGTGACTCTCGCCTATGCTCTCTATCAGATCAAGGAAATGGTCCAGCTCTCCAAAAGCAACCAGGTGCTCGAGAACCAGCCTTTGCAG
- the MFSD6 gene encoding major facilitator superfamily domain-containing protein 6 isoform X3: MAADDKVAILTDDEEEQKRKYVLADPFNGISKEPDPQTQSDTPSTETTTTIPDEELDWLEKHCVKVNNDLLISKVFYFFFYAAYGSLYPLLPVYYKQLGMTPSQSGLLVGIRYFIEFCSAPFWGVVADRFKKGKVVLLFSLLCWVLFNLGIGFVKPATLRCIPKFPPPLSPTNASHLSTATTHNVSLPSALPTARAASPEGRRKRDVSSYSLVAVSSAPPQTTFPLTTRNVLRAEESVVTHSTPKGIVTAGSLGNLTPPTVPPAATTRAATLVYDHQEVEAIFLLILMVVIIGEFFSASSVTIVDTVTLQYLGKHRDRYGLQRMWGSLGWGLAMLSVGIGIDATRIDVLIEGQGCKAPEYKNYRIVFIVFGVLMTLSLIVATQFRFHYNHYKQEENQSKEGDISQADRNSSHDSSNETPSDTSQSPSFSFWDLIKLLCSIQYGSVLFVAWFMGFGYGFVFTFLYWHLEDLNGTTTLFGVCSVLSHVSELTAYFFSHKLIELIGHIRVLYIGLACNTARYIYISYLENAWTVLPMEFLQGVTHAAIWAACISYLSAAVPPELRTSAQGILQGLHLGLGRGCGAMVGGVLVNYFGAASTFRGIGMACLVILLLFALIQWVAVPDEKEEKTMLAERIPVPSSPVPIATIDLVQQQTEDIMPRPEPKLPPKKTKHQEEQEDVNKPAWSVSSSPWVTLAYALYQIKEMVQLSKSNQVLENQPLQLGKDNKQESRR, encoded by the exons ATGGCAGCCGACGACAAAGTAGCCATTTTAACCGATGACGAAGAGGAGCAAAAAAGAAAGTATGTGCTCGCTGACCCTTTCAACGGGATTTCCAAGGAGCCAGACCCCCAAACCCAAAGCGATACACCTTCGACggagaccaccaccaccattccgGACGAGGAACTGGATTGGCTCGAAAAGCACTGTGTCAAAGTGAACAACGATCTCCTGATCTCCAAagtcttttattttttcttttatgcTGCTTACGGTTCGCTCTACCCGCTGCTTCCTGTGTATTACAAGCAACTGGGCATGACGCCCAGCCAGAGCGGACTGCTGGTGGGCATCAGGTACTTCATTGAGTTCTGCAGCGCTCCGTTCTGGGGCGTGGTGGCGGACCGCTTCAAAAAAGGGAAAGTcgtcctcctcttctcccttctgTGTTGGGTGCTGTTCAATTTGGGAATCGGGTTCGTCAAACCGGCTACCTTAAGGTGCATACCAAAGTTCCCGCCGCCACTCTCTCCCACCAATGCCAGCCACCTCTCGACGGCAACCACACATAACGTCTCCCTTCCTTCGGCGTTGCCTACCGCCCGGGCTGCATCACCGGAGGGCCGGAGGAAAAGAGACGTTTCTTCTTACAGCTTGGTGGCGGTGAGCTCAGCTCCTCCTCAAACCACATTCCCTCTGACTACGCGGAACGTGTTGAGGGCCGAAGAGAGCGTGGTTACTCACAGTACTCCGAAAGGCATCGTTACTGCCGGATCGTTGGGGAATTTAACCCCTCCGACggtgcctcccgctgccaccaccaggGCTGCCACTCTGGTCTACGACCACCAGGAAGTGGAGGCGATCTTCCTGCTCATCTTGATGGTTGTTATCATAGGGGAGTTTTTCAGCGCTTCGTCGGTCACGATTGTGGACACGGTGACCTTGCAGTACCTTGGCAAGCACCGAGATCGCTACGGGCTCCAGCGCATGTGGGGCTCTCTGGGCTGGGGCCTGGCCATGCTCTCGGTAGGAATCGGCATTGACGCCACCCGCATTGATGTGCTCATCGAAGGGCAAGGCTGCAAAGCCCCGGAGTACAAGAACTACAGGATTGTTTTCATCGTCTTTGGCGTGCTGATGACGCTCTCCTTGATCGTGGCCACCCAGTTCCGGTTCCACTACAACCACTACAAGCAAGAGGAGAACCAAAGCAAAGAAGGGGACATCTCCCAGGCGGACAGGAACTCCTCCCACGACTCCTCCAACGAAACCCCGAGTGACACAAGCCAGTCGCCCTCCTTTAGTTTCTGGGACTTGATAAAACTCCTCTGCAGTATCCAATATGGCTCCGTGCTGTTTGTAGCTTGGTTCATGGGCTTTGGGTACGGATTTGTGTTCACCTTCCTTTACTGGCACTTGGAGGACCTGAACGGCACCACCACCCTCTTCGGGGTCTGCTCCGTCCTGAGTCACGTGTCCGAACTGACCGCGTATTTCTTCAGCCACAAGTTGATCGAGCTAATTGGACACATCAG AGTCCTGTATATTGGCCTTGCTTGTAACACAGCTCGTTATATTTACATCTCCTACCTGGAAAATGCTTGGACCGTTTTGCCTATGGAATTCCTTCAAG gTGTGACCCATGCAGCCATCTGGGCAGCTTGTATTTCCTACCTAAGTGCTGCTGTTCCTCCCGAATTAAGAACTTCCGCTCAGGGTATTCTGCAGGGTCTCCACCTTGGCCTGGGCAGAGGGTGCGGAGCAATGGTTGGAGGAGTGCTGGTCAACTATTTCG GAGCTGCTTCGACATTCAGAGGGATAGGAATGGCCTGTCTTGTGATCCTATTGCTTTTTGCTTTGATCCAGTGGGTGGCAGTTCCTGATGAGAAAGAAG AAAAAACCATGCTGGCCGAAAGGATCCCAGTGCCTTCCAGCCCCGTGCCCATAGCCACCATTGACCTGGTACAGCAACAGACGGAAGATATCATGCCTCGGCCTGAGCCCAAGCTTCCTCCCAAGAAAACAAAGCACCAAGAAGAGCAGGAAGACGTCAACAAGCCTGCCTGGAGTGTCAGCTCTTCCCCGTGGGTGACTCTCGCCTATGCTCTCTATCAGATCAAGGAAATGGTCCAGCTCTCCAAAAGCAACCAGGTGCTCGAGAACCAGCCTTTGCAG TTAGGAAAAGATAATAAGCaag AAAGCCGACGGTAG
- the MFSD6 gene encoding major facilitator superfamily domain-containing protein 6 isoform X4, whose amino-acid sequence MAADDKVAILTDDEEEQKRKYVLADPFNGISKEPDPQTQSDTPSTETTTTIPDEELDWLEKHCVKVNNDLLISKVFYFFFYAAYGSLYPLLPVYYKQLGMTPSQSGLLVGIRYFIEFCSAPFWGVVADRFKKGKVVLLFSLLCWVLFNLGIGFVKPATLRCIPKFPPPLSPTNASHLSTATTHNVSLPSALPTARAASPEGRRKRDVSSYSLVAVSSAPPQTTFPLTTRNVLRAEESVVTHSTPKGIVTAGSLGNLTPPTVPPAATTRAATLVYDHQEVEAIFLLILMVVIIGEFFSASSVTIVDTVTLQYLGKHRDRYGLQRMWGSLGWGLAMLSVGIGIDATRIDVLIEGQGCKAPEYKNYRIVFIVFGVLMTLSLIVATQFRFHYNHYKQEENQSKEGDISQADRNSSHDSSNETPSDTSQSPSFSFWDLIKLLCSIQYGSVLFVAWFMGFGYGFVFTFLYWHLEDLNGTTTLFGVCSVLSHVSELTAYFFSHKLIELIGHIRVLYIGLACNTARYIYISYLENAWTVLPMEFLQGVTHAAIWAACISYLSAAVPPELRTSAQGILQGLHLGLGRGCGAMVGGVLVNYFGAASTFRGIGMACLVILLLFALIQWVAVPDEKEEKTMLAERIPVPSSPVPIATIDLVQQQTEDIMPRPEPKLPPKKTKHQEEQEDVNKPAWSVSSSPWVTLAYALYQIKEMVQLSKSNQVLENQPLQSS is encoded by the exons ATGGCAGCCGACGACAAAGTAGCCATTTTAACCGATGACGAAGAGGAGCAAAAAAGAAAGTATGTGCTCGCTGACCCTTTCAACGGGATTTCCAAGGAGCCAGACCCCCAAACCCAAAGCGATACACCTTCGACggagaccaccaccaccattccgGACGAGGAACTGGATTGGCTCGAAAAGCACTGTGTCAAAGTGAACAACGATCTCCTGATCTCCAAagtcttttattttttcttttatgcTGCTTACGGTTCGCTCTACCCGCTGCTTCCTGTGTATTACAAGCAACTGGGCATGACGCCCAGCCAGAGCGGACTGCTGGTGGGCATCAGGTACTTCATTGAGTTCTGCAGCGCTCCGTTCTGGGGCGTGGTGGCGGACCGCTTCAAAAAAGGGAAAGTcgtcctcctcttctcccttctgTGTTGGGTGCTGTTCAATTTGGGAATCGGGTTCGTCAAACCGGCTACCTTAAGGTGCATACCAAAGTTCCCGCCGCCACTCTCTCCCACCAATGCCAGCCACCTCTCGACGGCAACCACACATAACGTCTCCCTTCCTTCGGCGTTGCCTACCGCCCGGGCTGCATCACCGGAGGGCCGGAGGAAAAGAGACGTTTCTTCTTACAGCTTGGTGGCGGTGAGCTCAGCTCCTCCTCAAACCACATTCCCTCTGACTACGCGGAACGTGTTGAGGGCCGAAGAGAGCGTGGTTACTCACAGTACTCCGAAAGGCATCGTTACTGCCGGATCGTTGGGGAATTTAACCCCTCCGACggtgcctcccgctgccaccaccaggGCTGCCACTCTGGTCTACGACCACCAGGAAGTGGAGGCGATCTTCCTGCTCATCTTGATGGTTGTTATCATAGGGGAGTTTTTCAGCGCTTCGTCGGTCACGATTGTGGACACGGTGACCTTGCAGTACCTTGGCAAGCACCGAGATCGCTACGGGCTCCAGCGCATGTGGGGCTCTCTGGGCTGGGGCCTGGCCATGCTCTCGGTAGGAATCGGCATTGACGCCACCCGCATTGATGTGCTCATCGAAGGGCAAGGCTGCAAAGCCCCGGAGTACAAGAACTACAGGATTGTTTTCATCGTCTTTGGCGTGCTGATGACGCTCTCCTTGATCGTGGCCACCCAGTTCCGGTTCCACTACAACCACTACAAGCAAGAGGAGAACCAAAGCAAAGAAGGGGACATCTCCCAGGCGGACAGGAACTCCTCCCACGACTCCTCCAACGAAACCCCGAGTGACACAAGCCAGTCGCCCTCCTTTAGTTTCTGGGACTTGATAAAACTCCTCTGCAGTATCCAATATGGCTCCGTGCTGTTTGTAGCTTGGTTCATGGGCTTTGGGTACGGATTTGTGTTCACCTTCCTTTACTGGCACTTGGAGGACCTGAACGGCACCACCACCCTCTTCGGGGTCTGCTCCGTCCTGAGTCACGTGTCCGAACTGACCGCGTATTTCTTCAGCCACAAGTTGATCGAGCTAATTGGACACATCAG AGTCCTGTATATTGGCCTTGCTTGTAACACAGCTCGTTATATTTACATCTCCTACCTGGAAAATGCTTGGACCGTTTTGCCTATGGAATTCCTTCAAG gTGTGACCCATGCAGCCATCTGGGCAGCTTGTATTTCCTACCTAAGTGCTGCTGTTCCTCCCGAATTAAGAACTTCCGCTCAGGGTATTCTGCAGGGTCTCCACCTTGGCCTGGGCAGAGGGTGCGGAGCAATGGTTGGAGGAGTGCTGGTCAACTATTTCG GAGCTGCTTCGACATTCAGAGGGATAGGAATGGCCTGTCTTGTGATCCTATTGCTTTTTGCTTTGATCCAGTGGGTGGCAGTTCCTGATGAGAAAGAAG AAAAAACCATGCTGGCCGAAAGGATCCCAGTGCCTTCCAGCCCCGTGCCCATAGCCACCATTGACCTGGTACAGCAACAGACGGAAGATATCATGCCTCGGCCTGAGCCCAAGCTTCCTCCCAAGAAAACAAAGCACCAAGAAGAGCAGGAAGACGTCAACAAGCCTGCCTGGAGTGTCAGCTCTTCCCCGTGGGTGACTCTCGCCTATGCTCTCTATCAGATCAAGGAAATGGTCCAGCTCTCCAAAAGCAACCAGGTGCTCGAGAACCAGCCTTTGCAG AGCAGTTAG